The following proteins are co-located in the Tardibacter chloracetimidivorans genome:
- a CDS encoding IS6-like element IS6100 family transposase, whose product MTDFKWRHFQGDVILWAVRWYCRYPISYRDLEEMLAERGISVDHTTIYRWVQCYAPEMEKRLRWFWRRGFDPSWRLDETYVKVRGKWTYLYRAVDKRGDTIDFYLSPTRSAKAAKRFLGKALRGLKHWEKPATLNTDKAPSYGAAITELKREGKLDRETAHRQVKYLNNVIEADHGKLKILIKPVRGFKSIPTAYATIKGFEVMRALRKGQARPWCLQPGIRGEVRLVERAFGIGPSALTEAMGMLNHHFAAAA is encoded by the coding sequence ATGACGGATTTCAAGTGGCGCCATTTCCAGGGTGATGTGATCCTGTGGGCGGTGCGCTGGTATTGTCGCTATCCGATCAGCTATCGCGACCTTGAGGAAATGCTGGCGGAACGCGGCATTTCGGTCGACCATACGACGATCTATCGCTGGGTCCAGTGCTACGCCCCGGAGATGGAGAAGCGGCTGCGCTGGTTCTGGCGGCGTGGCTTTGATCCGAGCTGGCGCCTGGATGAAACCTACGTCAAGGTGCGGGGCAAGTGGACCTACCTGTACCGGGCAGTCGACAAGCGGGGCGACACGATCGATTTCTACCTGTCGCCGACCCGCAGCGCCAAGGCAGCGAAGCGGTTCCTGGGCAAGGCCCTGCGAGGCCTGAAGCACTGGGAAAAGCCTGCCACGCTCAATACCGACAAAGCGCCGAGCTATGGTGCAGCGATCACCGAATTGAAGCGCGAAGGAAAGCTGGACCGGGAGACGGCCCACCGGCAGGTGAAGTATCTCAATAACGTGATCGAGGCCGATCACGGAAAGCTCAAGATACTGATCAAGCCGGTGCGCGGTTTCAAATCGATCCCCACGGCCTATGCCACGATCAAGGGATTCGAAGTCATGCGAGCCCTGCGCAAAGGACAGGCTCGCCCCTGGTGCCTGCAGCCCGGCATCAGGGGCGAGGTGCGCCTTGTGGAGAGAGCTTTTGGCATTGGGCCCTCGGCGCTGACGGAGGCCATGGGCATGCTCAACCACCATTTCGCAGCAGCCGCCTGA
- the yczE gene encoding membrane protein YczE, whose product MFGHDRFPARIVQLLAGLCLYGISMAMMVRADLGLDPWNVLHQGLSPRIGLSFGQTVNLVGLAVLVLWWPLRQKPGLGTVLNILVIGTVTDIALVLLPTPEAYVARIALLGFGVILNGIAGAAYIGAGLGPGPRDGLMTGFCQRLELPIKVVRTAIELAALGVGWMLGGTVGFGTVLYAIAIGWVVHHALPIFTIDKPRGSSSAVPS is encoded by the coding sequence ATGTTCGGCCACGATCGCTTTCCCGCTCGCATCGTCCAACTTCTTGCAGGGTTGTGCCTGTACGGCATTTCGATGGCCATGATGGTTCGCGCCGATTTGGGCCTCGACCCATGGAACGTACTGCACCAGGGGCTTTCTCCACGGATCGGTCTCAGCTTCGGACAGACGGTCAACCTCGTCGGGCTCGCTGTTCTTGTGCTCTGGTGGCCGTTGCGACAGAAGCCGGGACTAGGCACGGTGCTCAACATCCTGGTGATCGGGACGGTTACCGACATAGCGTTGGTGTTGCTTCCAACGCCCGAAGCCTATGTCGCGCGAATCGCGTTGCTCGGCTTCGGCGTCATCCTCAACGGCATAGCGGGCGCTGCTTATATCGGCGCAGGACTGGGTCCAGGCCCCCGCGACGGTTTGATGACCGGCTTTTGCCAACGCCTGGAGCTACCGATCAAGGTCGTGCGCACGGCGATAGAACTGGCGGCGCTCGGCGTCGGCTGGATGCTGGGTGGGACGGTCGGTTTCGGCACGGTGCTGTACGCGATCGCTATCGGCTGGGTGGTCCACCACGCCTTGCCAATTTTCACGATCGACAAGCCTCGCGGCAGCTCTTCGGCAGTGCCAAGCTAG
- the glcF gene encoding glycolate oxidase subunit GlcF, protein MKTEFTQAALADPAVASSEAVIRKCVHCGFCTATCPTYVLLGDELDSPRGRIYLIKDMLEKERAPTAEVVKHIDRCLSCLSCMTTCPSGVNYMHLVDHARAYIHERYRRPLRERLIRALLAWVLPHPRRFRAALSLARLARPGAPLLWRIKALRPFAAMLTLAPARVPSQAAIADAPVPGSKGRVALLQGCAEPVLRPEYRQAAVRLLNRAGYDVLFAPGEVCCGALVHHMGREGEGRDNARRNVDAWQRLIDEGGLDAILVTASGCGSMIKEYGFMLRNDPLHAEKAARLSAMTKDISEFLNDIDLPVGDGRGLTVAYHAACSLQHGQKVVDAPARLLVRAGYNVRKPAEAHLCCGSAGTYNILQPEIAGQLGDRKVANIERLSADVIATGNIGCASQIGARTELTVVHVVELIDWATGGPAPAAFASRTNNGRISCAVSP, encoded by the coding sequence ATGAAGACTGAATTCACCCAGGCGGCGCTTGCCGATCCAGCGGTAGCCAGTTCGGAAGCGGTGATCCGCAAATGCGTGCATTGCGGCTTTTGCACCGCGACCTGCCCGACCTATGTCCTTCTCGGCGACGAACTCGATAGCCCGCGCGGCCGCATTTACCTGATCAAGGACATGCTGGAGAAGGAGCGCGCGCCGACCGCCGAGGTCGTCAAGCACATCGATCGGTGCCTTTCGTGCCTCTCATGCATGACGACCTGCCCTTCCGGCGTGAACTACATGCATCTCGTCGATCATGCGCGCGCCTATATCCACGAACGCTATCGTCGGCCGTTGCGCGAGCGACTGATACGGGCGCTGCTCGCATGGGTCTTGCCTCATCCCAGGCGGTTTCGCGCCGCGCTGTCGCTCGCACGCCTGGCGCGGCCCGGCGCGCCTTTGCTCTGGCGGATCAAGGCGCTTCGCCCTTTCGCCGCTATGCTCACGCTGGCGCCGGCCCGCGTGCCGTCGCAGGCCGCCATCGCCGATGCGCCGGTCCCCGGATCAAAAGGGCGCGTCGCCTTGCTGCAGGGGTGCGCCGAGCCGGTCCTTCGTCCCGAGTATCGGCAGGCGGCGGTTCGGCTGCTCAATCGCGCGGGCTATGACGTGCTGTTCGCCCCGGGGGAGGTTTGCTGCGGCGCGCTGGTCCACCACATGGGCCGCGAAGGCGAAGGCCGCGACAATGCGCGGCGCAATGTCGACGCCTGGCAGCGCCTGATCGACGAGGGCGGGCTGGACGCGATTTTGGTGACCGCGTCGGGCTGCGGCAGCATGATCAAGGAGTATGGCTTCATGCTGCGCAACGATCCCCTCCATGCCGAAAAGGCGGCGCGGCTTTCGGCAATGACGAAGGACATCAGCGAATTCCTGAACGACATCGATCTTCCAGTGGGCGACGGGCGCGGGCTCACCGTCGCCTATCATGCCGCCTGTTCACTGCAGCATGGACAGAAGGTGGTGGACGCGCCCGCGCGTCTCCTCGTTCGCGCCGGCTACAATGTCCGCAAACCGGCCGAAGCGCATCTATGCTGCGGATCGGCGGGCACCTATAACATCCTGCAGCCCGAAATCGCGGGCCAGCTTGGCGACCGGAAAGTCGCCAATATCGAGCGGCTTTCGGCCGACGTCATCGCAACCGGCAACATCGGCTGTGCGTCCCAGATCGGCGCGCGTACCGAACTGACCGTGGTTCATGTCGTCGAACTGATCGACTGGGCGACCGGCGGTCCCGCTCCGGCAGCTTTTGCATCACGCACCAATAATGGGAGAATCTCGTGCGCCGTATCACCCTAG
- a CDS encoding FAD-binding protein → MASAIALRPTCVEDLVEIVLEARRDRRTLAPAGGRSKADIGAHREDAVPIDMTGFAGVIDYDPAELVLTVGTGTPLAEIDALVAAERQMLAFDPFDHGPIFGRPEGHATIGGIVAAGVAGSQRLSCGSARDHLLGFQAVSGRGEALRAGARVVKNVTGYDLPKLAAGSWGRLFAMAEVTLKVLPRPLCRSTRVIAGLNPDRAVRAMAAALGSQAEVAAAAHIPAHLRGGTALTGLRIQGFGPSVQARGALLDRLLADHGRVEALDDAESDSFWESMRTVEPLGGDDPLWRVNVPPSKGSAVVAALRPSGARWMFDWAGGLVWVAFDGDPALVRTAAADAGGHALLVRGPASLRAAVPTFHPPAPGVAALEARVRRAFDPDGIFETGRFGGYRP, encoded by the coding sequence ATGGCGAGCGCCATTGCCCTTCGTCCGACCTGCGTCGAGGACCTCGTCGAGATCGTGCTGGAGGCGCGGCGCGACAGGCGAACGCTCGCGCCCGCCGGGGGCCGGAGCAAGGCCGATATCGGCGCGCATCGAGAGGACGCTGTTCCCATCGACATGACCGGCTTTGCAGGCGTGATCGACTATGACCCCGCAGAACTGGTGCTGACCGTCGGCACGGGTACGCCGCTTGCGGAAATCGACGCGCTGGTCGCCGCCGAGCGGCAGATGCTCGCCTTCGATCCCTTCGATCACGGACCGATCTTCGGGCGGCCCGAGGGGCATGCGACGATCGGCGGCATCGTGGCTGCGGGCGTCGCCGGGTCGCAGCGCCTGTCTTGCGGATCGGCCCGGGATCACCTGCTCGGGTTCCAGGCGGTCTCCGGCCGTGGAGAGGCGCTGCGCGCCGGTGCGCGCGTCGTGAAGAACGTCACGGGCTATGATCTGCCGAAGCTGGCTGCGGGGAGTTGGGGCCGGCTTTTTGCGATGGCCGAGGTGACGCTAAAGGTGCTGCCGCGTCCCTTGTGCCGGTCGACGCGCGTCATTGCGGGCCTGAACCCCGACCGGGCGGTGAGGGCGATGGCGGCGGCGCTGGGATCGCAGGCCGAGGTTGCAGCCGCAGCGCACATCCCGGCGCATCTGCGCGGCGGCACTGCGTTGACGGGGCTGCGCATCCAGGGGTTCGGTCCGTCGGTCCAGGCGAGAGGGGCTCTGCTCGACCGGCTGTTGGCGGACCATGGCCGGGTGGAGGCGCTGGACGACGCCGAGAGCGACAGCTTTTGGGAGAGCATGCGCACGGTCGAGCCGCTGGGTGGCGACGATCCGCTCTGGCGCGTGAACGTACCGCCCAGCAAAGGGAGCGCCGTTGTCGCCGCGCTTCGGCCATCGGGCGCGCGGTGGATGTTCGATTGGGCGGGCGGTCTCGTCTGGGTCGCTTTCGACGGTGATCCGGCGCTGGTACGCACGGCGGCGGCCGATGCGGGCGGGCACGCCCTGCTGGTGCGTGGCCCCGCTTCGCTGCGGGCGGCCGTGCCGACCTTTCATCCGCCCGCGCCCGGTGTGGCGGCGCTTGAGGCGCGCGTCCGGCGCGCATTCGATCCGGACGGCATTTTCGAGACCGGGCGCTTCGGGGGATATCGGCCATGA
- a CDS encoding FAD-linked oxidase C-terminal domain-containing protein has translation MSIVMPPPDAGVLARRADIVRALRSIVPGEGVIDDVDALRPYESDGLTAYRQPPMVAVLPETTEQVSRILAWCHAEGVKVVPRGSGTSLSGGALPLADAVLVGMAKFNRVLDIDYDDRLAVVQPGVTNLAVTQAVEDRGFYYAPDPSSQIACSIGGNVAENSGGVHCLKYGLTTNNVLGVEMVMMDGEIIRLGGRQLDPAGLDLLGVVVGSEGMLGIVTEVTVRILPKPEGARALLIGFPSVEGAGNCVADVIAAGIIPAGMEMMDRPAIHAAEAFVNIGYPLDVEALLIVELDGVAAECDHLIHKVADIARANGSTTLRLSSDEQERMGFWAGRKAAFPAVGRIAPDFYCMDGTIPRRRLPEVLEKIQKFSRQYDLEVANVFHAGDGNLHPLILYDANIPGQLDRAEAFGSDILKLCVEVGGVLTGEHGVGVEKRDLMPVMFSEADLQQQQRLKCAFDPELLLNPGKVFPTLHRCAELGRMHVHHGAVPFPDIPRF, from the coding sequence ATGTCGATTGTCATGCCGCCGCCTGACGCCGGCGTCCTTGCCCGAAGGGCGGATATCGTGCGCGCGCTCCGGTCGATTGTTCCCGGCGAGGGTGTCATCGACGACGTGGACGCCTTGCGCCCCTATGAGTCAGATGGGCTGACGGCATACCGCCAGCCTCCGATGGTGGCCGTCCTTCCCGAAACGACCGAACAGGTCTCCAGGATATTGGCGTGGTGCCATGCCGAGGGCGTCAAGGTGGTGCCGCGCGGATCGGGTACTTCGCTATCGGGTGGGGCGCTGCCGCTGGCCGACGCCGTGCTTGTCGGAATGGCCAAGTTCAATCGCGTCCTCGACATTGATTATGATGATCGGCTGGCCGTCGTCCAGCCGGGCGTGACGAATCTCGCGGTCACCCAGGCGGTCGAGGACCGGGGGTTCTATTATGCGCCGGACCCGTCAAGCCAGATCGCCTGCTCGATCGGTGGAAACGTCGCGGAGAATTCCGGCGGCGTCCACTGTCTCAAATACGGACTGACGACGAACAATGTGCTCGGCGTCGAGATGGTGATGATGGACGGCGAGATCATCCGGCTTGGCGGCCGCCAGCTCGACCCGGCCGGTCTGGACCTGCTGGGCGTGGTGGTCGGCTCCGAGGGTATGCTGGGGATCGTGACCGAGGTTACGGTGCGTATCCTGCCCAAGCCCGAGGGCGCGCGCGCCCTGCTGATCGGATTTCCGAGCGTGGAGGGCGCAGGCAATTGCGTTGCCGACGTCATCGCGGCGGGGATCATACCGGCGGGCATGGAGATGATGGATCGACCCGCGATCCATGCCGCCGAAGCGTTCGTCAATATCGGCTATCCGCTCGACGTCGAGGCGTTGCTCATCGTCGAGCTGGACGGCGTCGCCGCCGAATGCGACCACCTTATCCACAAGGTGGCCGACATTGCCCGCGCGAACGGGTCGACGACGTTACGCCTTTCGAGCGACGAGCAGGAACGCATGGGCTTCTGGGCGGGGCGCAAGGCGGCGTTTCCCGCGGTCGGACGGATCGCGCCCGACTTTTATTGCATGGACGGGACGATCCCCCGGCGGCGGCTGCCGGAAGTTCTTGAGAAAATACAGAAATTCTCCCGGCAATATGATCTCGAGGTCGCCAACGTGTTCCATGCGGGAGACGGCAATCTTCACCCGCTGATCCTCTATGACGCCAACATCCCGGGGCAACTCGACCGTGCAGAGGCGTTCGGCAGCGACATATTGAAGCTGTGCGTCGAGGTCGGCGGCGTCCTTACCGGCGAACATGGCGTCGGCGTCGAAAAGCGCGACCTGATGCCCGTGATGTTCTCCGAGGCCGATCTCCAGCAGCAGCAGCGTCTGAAATGCGCGTTCGATCCCGAACTGCTGCTCAATCCGGGCAAGGTGTTTCCCACCCTGCATCGTTGCGCCGAACTGGGCCGGATGCATGTCCATCATGGCGCGGTGCCGTTTCCGGACATCCCGCGCTTCTGA
- a CDS encoding IS6-like element IS6100 family transposase encodes MTDFKWRHFQGDVILWAVRWYCRYPISYRDLEEMLAERGISVDHTTIYRWVQRYAPEMEKRLRWFWRRGFDPSWRLDETYVKVRGKWTYLYRAVDKRGDTIDFYLSPTRSAKAAKRFLGKALRGLKHWEKPATLNTDKAPSYGAAITELKREGKLDQETAHRQVKYLNNVIEADHGKLKMLIKPVRGFKSIPTAYATIKGFEVMRALRKGQARPWCLQPGIRGEVRLVERAFGIGPSALTEAMDMLNHHFAAAA; translated from the coding sequence ATGACGGATTTCAAGTGGCGCCATTTCCAGGGTGATGTGATCCTGTGGGCGGTGCGCTGGTATTGTCGCTATCCGATCAGCTATCGCGACCTTGAGGAAATGCTGGCGGAACGCGGCATTTCGGTCGACCATACGACGATCTATCGCTGGGTCCAGCGCTACGCCCCGGAGATGGAGAAGCGGCTGCGCTGGTTCTGGCGGCGTGGCTTTGATCCGAGCTGGCGCCTGGATGAAACCTACGTCAAGGTGCGGGGCAAGTGGACCTACCTGTACCGGGCAGTCGACAAGCGGGGCGACACGATCGATTTCTACCTGTCGCCGACCCGCAGCGCCAAGGCAGCGAAGCGGTTCCTGGGCAAGGCCCTGCGAGGCCTGAAGCACTGGGAAAAGCCGGCCACGCTCAATACTGACAAAGCGCCGAGCTATGGTGCAGCGATCACCGAATTGAAGCGCGAAGGAAAGCTGGACCAGGAGACGGCCCACCGGCAGGTGAAGTATCTCAATAACGTGATCGAGGCCGATCACGGAAAGCTCAAGATGCTGATCAAGCCGGTGCGCGGTTTCAAATCGATCCCCACGGCCTATGCCACGATCAAGGGATTCGAAGTCATGCGAGCCCTGCGCAAAGGACAGGCTCGTCCCTGGTGCCTGCAGCCCGGCATCAGGGGAGAGGTGCGCCTTGTGGAGAGAGCTTTCGGCATTGGGCCCTCGGCACTGACGGAGGCCATGGACATGCTCAACCACCATTTCGCAGCAGCCGCCTGA
- a CDS encoding alpha/beta hydrolase, with protein MSLDAQAAKLLEMTANSNAPALIAGTVAESRAGFAALTEMVGIEAPAPRSIREVQIPGPGGAIRTLVITPDTPTTGPRPILIYYHGGGWVIGSPETYRAEACYYAAKADCIVLVPDYRLAPEHPFPAAPLDCYAVLEWAAANAGQIGADGSRIAVGGDSAGGNLAAVVSQMTRDRKGPPIALQLLIYPATRMGANTASYRDCGEGYFLTATAMTWVFNQYLRKPEDWDNTLASPLLASDFAGLAPALVMTAGFDPLRDEGAEYADRLTAAGVPVEYICYRNQIHGFVSMAGAIDEGRQFLDQAAAALRKAFHA; from the coding sequence ATGTCCCTCGACGCCCAGGCCGCGAAACTTCTCGAAATGACGGCAAACAGCAATGCACCCGCGCTGATCGCCGGGACCGTTGCCGAAAGCCGGGCCGGCTTCGCCGCCCTCACCGAGATGGTGGGCATCGAGGCGCCCGCACCCAGGTCCATCCGCGAAGTACAGATTCCCGGACCGGGCGGCGCGATCCGCACCCTAGTCATCACCCCCGACACCCCAACGACCGGACCCCGACCCATCCTGATCTACTACCACGGCGGCGGCTGGGTGATCGGCAGCCCCGAGACCTATCGAGCCGAAGCCTGCTATTACGCGGCAAAGGCCGACTGCATCGTGCTGGTGCCGGACTACCGGCTCGCCCCCGAGCACCCCTTTCCCGCCGCGCCGCTCGACTGCTACGCGGTGCTGGAGTGGGCGGCGGCCAATGCCGGCCAGATCGGTGCGGATGGCAGCCGCATCGCGGTGGGCGGCGACAGCGCCGGCGGCAATCTCGCCGCGGTGGTGAGCCAGATGACCCGGGACCGCAAGGGACCGCCCATCGCCCTGCAACTGCTGATCTATCCCGCGACCCGAATGGGCGCGAACACGGCGTCCTATCGCGACTGCGGCGAGGGCTATTTCCTCACCGCAACCGCCATGACCTGGGTTTTCAATCAATATCTGCGCAAGCCCGAGGACTGGGACAACACCCTCGCCTCTCCGCTGCTCGCCAGCGATTTCGCGGGCCTGGCGCCGGCCCTGGTGATGACCGCGGGCTTCGATCCCCTGCGCGATGAAGGCGCCGAATACGCCGACAGGCTCACCGCCGCCGGCGTGCCGGTGGAATACATCTGCTACCGGAATCAGATCCACGGCTTTGTGTCGATGGCGGGGGCCATCGATGAGGGTCGCCAGTTTCTCGACCAGGCCGCCGCGGCGCTGCGCAAGGCGTTCCATGCCTGA
- the yczR gene encoding MocR-like transcription factor YczR produces the protein MFPASLKAGSLSRLLGHWRGDGKSEAAYRLLARALQLLIMDGRVGLGVRLPGERELAQALGVSRTTLTAAYGQLRENGYLLSRRGSGSVTHLPGGRDSAVEADDGKEGDPLIDWTAAALPAPAGLWEAYEEALRRLPAWLSGIGYEAMGLTCLREAIARDYARRGCPTRPEQIIVTSGAQNGLTLVLRALTGPGDRVAVDHPTYHNALGAIVRNSCQPVPISLPEAGWDLDAMDAAFRQAGPRFAYLLPDFHNPTGRLMDEPTRRELVTLAARTRTPLLIDETMVETGLAATAPAPVAAHDPDGHMIISLGSASKRYWGGLRIGWIRASEQRIAEFGRLRAILDMATPVLEQLAVTVMLERDRRTDERRALMRARCDRLIALLADALPHWRAPVPEGGLALWAELPRPDASALAAMAQSLGLRIAPGPRFAIDGAFERFVRLPFTLSEPDLQRAVERLAQADRSLHRRAAHGLDSPVWTVEADRVI, from the coding sequence ATGTTTCCTGCGTCTCTCAAAGCCGGCTCCCTTTCACGTCTCCTCGGGCATTGGCGAGGAGACGGCAAAAGCGAGGCGGCCTACCGCCTTCTGGCTCGAGCGCTGCAACTGCTGATCATGGACGGCCGCGTGGGATTGGGCGTGCGTCTGCCGGGCGAGCGCGAACTCGCACAAGCGCTTGGCGTAAGTCGGACTACTTTGACGGCCGCTTACGGGCAGTTGCGGGAAAATGGCTATCTCCTGAGCCGACGGGGATCGGGGAGCGTCACGCATCTCCCTGGAGGTCGCGATTCCGCCGTGGAGGCGGATGATGGGAAAGAGGGAGACCCGCTCATCGATTGGACTGCCGCTGCCCTTCCTGCGCCGGCGGGTCTTTGGGAAGCTTATGAAGAGGCCCTGCGCCGCCTTCCCGCCTGGCTCTCGGGTATCGGCTACGAGGCAATGGGTCTGACCTGCCTGCGGGAGGCAATCGCACGCGACTATGCAAGACGCGGTTGCCCGACCCGCCCGGAGCAGATCATCGTGACGAGCGGCGCGCAAAATGGCCTCACGCTCGTCTTGCGTGCGCTGACGGGGCCGGGCGACCGCGTCGCGGTCGATCACCCGACCTATCACAATGCCCTGGGCGCGATCGTGCGCAACAGTTGCCAGCCGGTGCCAATCAGTCTTCCCGAGGCGGGTTGGGATCTTGACGCAATGGACGCAGCTTTCCGTCAGGCCGGGCCGCGCTTTGCCTATCTCTTGCCGGACTTTCATAACCCCACAGGGCGGCTGATGGACGAACCGACGCGGCGAGAGTTGGTGACGCTCGCTGCTCGCACGCGGACACCGCTGCTGATCGACGAGACCATGGTCGAAACGGGATTGGCAGCTACCGCGCCCGCGCCGGTCGCGGCGCACGATCCCGACGGCCACATGATCATCAGCCTTGGCTCGGCCAGCAAGCGTTACTGGGGCGGTCTGCGCATCGGATGGATTCGCGCGAGCGAACAGCGCATTGCCGAATTTGGTCGTCTGCGTGCAATCCTGGACATGGCGACGCCGGTGCTGGAGCAACTGGCCGTCACGGTGATGCTGGAAAGGGATCGGCGGACGGACGAACGACGCGCCCTCATGCGGGCGCGTTGCGACAGGTTGATCGCACTGCTTGCCGACGCATTGCCGCATTGGCGCGCGCCCGTACCCGAGGGCGGGCTCGCGCTTTGGGCGGAGCTTCCGCGCCCGGACGCTTCTGCGCTCGCGGCAATGGCCCAAAGCCTGGGCCTGCGTATCGCGCCAGGACCGCGCTTCGCGATCGATGGTGCGTTCGAGCGCTTCGTGCGCTTGCCTTTCACCCTGTCCGAGCCTGATCTGCAGCGCGCGGTTGAGCGGCTTGCGCAAGCCGACCGGAGCTTGCATCGCCGCGCGGCGCATGGCCTCGACAGCCCGGTTTGGACCGTCGAGGCCGATCGCGTAATCTAG
- a CDS encoding GlcG/HbpS family heme-binding protein, whose translation MRRITLDQANQIIVAAFAKGAELNLKPLSVAVLDAGGHLLAFQRQDGASTLRAAIATGKAAGALALGISSRRIGEMAAERPSFIASLGPISPHGIVPAAGGVIVAGDDGAPIGAVGITGDTSDNDELCALAGIAAAGLTPQN comes from the coding sequence GTGCGCCGTATCACCCTAGACCAGGCAAACCAGATCATCGTCGCCGCCTTCGCGAAAGGCGCGGAACTGAACCTCAAGCCGCTAAGCGTCGCCGTCCTCGACGCCGGTGGGCACCTGCTTGCCTTTCAGCGCCAGGACGGCGCGTCGACATTGCGTGCGGCCATCGCGACCGGCAAGGCGGCGGGTGCGCTCGCTCTGGGCATCTCCAGCCGCAGGATCGGGGAGATGGCGGCGGAAAGGCCCAGCTTCATCGCTTCGCTTGGACCGATTTCGCCACACGGCATCGTGCCGGCAGCGGGTGGCGTGATCGTGGCCGGTGACGACGGCGCCCCGATCGGCGCAGTGGGCATCACCGGCGACACATCTGACAATGATGAACTTTGCGCGCTTGCGGGCATCGCCGCGGCGGGCTTGACGCCGCAGAACTGA